In Colias croceus chromosome 19, ilColCroc2.1, the following are encoded in one genomic region:
- the LOC123700187 gene encoding glucose dehydrogenase [FAD, quinone]-like → MMLNTATCLCPIRDYGPSMLPSCGSSFILFMSILETYVNRSCDLADPCDRVKDRTQLYKSYDFVVIGGGTAGSVVASRLSENPMWKVLLIEAGGDEPVPSAVPSWFGAYWGRPETDWIYYTEPQSKSCLAKGGKCYWPRGKMLGGTSVINGMMYMRGHAEDYDSWAANGAEGWSWKEVFPYFIKGERNKEVGTVVSPQYHGVNGPLPVQRFRYTPQFMKDVVNAAGELGYPPTSDLNAENATGFTIAQTYNDRGSRYSSSRGYLRPVSKRINLHVSLKTMVSRVIVNPDTNRVIAVEYIKGGKKRTVGVRKEAIISGGTINSPQILLLSGIGPKETLEKFNIPVIKDLPGVGQNLINHVGSSFDFTLTKESDIPELTWSTAIEYIAERKGPLSATGLSQGVSLINSPMAPAHGRQPDIQYFFYGYSAHCTDGSVANQNDLKNRRHITISPIALQPRSRGYLTLRSADPFDKPVLQPNYFDEEHELNVLVEASKIAYRLANTTLLREKYGIKPTEGYASECGDSTQPTDDFFRCVAQRYTEPENHQVGTCKMGAKNDSMAVVDPQLRVYGVEGLRVIDASVMPNVPTSNTQAPVIMIAERGADFIKNTHQRS, encoded by the exons ATGATGCTAAATACCGCT ACCTGCCTGTGCCCAATACGGGACTATGGACCGTCCATGTTGCCATCCTGCGGGAGCtcgttcattttatttatgagcATCTTGGAAACCTACGTGAATCGAAGCTGTGACCTCGCCGACCCTTGTGACCGTGTCAAGGATAGAACCCAATTGTATAAAAGTTACGACTTCGTGGTTATTGGAGGTGGAACAGCCGGCTCGGTTGTTGCTTCTAGACTGTCAGAAAATCCAATGTGGAAG GTTCTTCTGATAGAAGCGGGTGGTGACGAACCTGTTCCATCAGCAGTACCGAGTTGGTTCGGAGCTTATTGGGGTCGTCCTGAGACTGATTGGATCTATTACACTGAACCGCAGAGCAAATCGTGTTTAGCTAAAGGGGGCAAGTGCTATTGGCCGAGGGGCAAAATGCTGG gTGGTACGTCAGTTATAAATGGTATGATGTATATGCGAGGTCATGCAGAGGATTACGACAGCTGGGCAGCGAACGGCGCTGAAGGTTGGTCTTGGAAGGAAGTTTTTCCATATTTCATTAAGGGTGAAAGAAATAAAGAAGTGGGAACAGTAGTCTCGCCTCAATATCATGGTGTTAATGGACCACTACCTGTTCAAAGG tTCCGATACACTCCACAATTTATGAAAGACGTCGTCAATGCAGCTGGTGAGCTTGGATATCCCCCAACCAGTGACTTGAATGCAGAAAATGCTACTGGATTTACCATCGCGCAGACTTATAATGA tcGCGGTTCAAGATACAGTTCCTCACGAGGTTATCTACGTCCAGTTTCAAAACGTATAAACTTGCATGTTAGTCTTAAAACCATGGTATCCAGAGTTATTGTGAATCCTGATACAAATAGAGTAATAGCAGTAGAATACATTAAAGGAGGTAAAAAGAGGACTGTTGGAGTCAGAAAGGAG GCTATTATAAGTGGTGGTACAATCAATTCTCCTCAAATTCTTTTACTCTCCGGAATTGGTCCAAAAGAAACTTTAGAAAAGTTTAATATTCCGGTGATAAAGGATTTGCCAGGTGTCGGTCAGAATCTTATTAACCACGTTGGGTCTTCGTTTGACTTCACATTAACAAAGGAATCCGATATTCCTGAATTAACATGGTCAACTGCCATAGAATACATTGCAGAAAGGAAGGGACCACTATCTGCTACTGGATTGTCACAG GGAGttagtttaataaattctCCTATGGCACCTGCACATGGGCGACAACCAGATATTCAATACTTCTTCTATGGGTACAGCGCTCATTGCACTGATGGATCTGTAGCTAATCAGAATGACTTGAAGAATAGGAGGCATATCAC AATCTCCCCAATAGCTCTTCAACCTCGCAGTCGTGGCTACCTCACCCTCAGGTCAGCCGACCCATTCGATAAACCCGTATTGCAGCCTAACTATTTCGATGAAGAACATGAGCTTAATGTTCTTGTAGAAGCTTCGAAAATTGCGTACCGATTGGCTAATACTACA CTCCTTCGCGAAAAATATGGTATCAAACCAACAGAAGGATACGCGTCTGAATGTGGAGATAGTACGCAGCCAACGGATGATTTCTTCAGATGTGTTGCACAGCGGTATACGGAACCGGAGAATCATCAAGTGGGAACGTGTAAGATGGGAGCGAAGAACGATAGTATGGCGGTTGTTGATCCACAACTACGGGTGTATGGCGTGGAAG
- the LOC123700188 gene encoding pupal cuticle protein-like — MQSMIIFAAALCLAQASYYAGAPAPVQLSPDGKYVLDTPEVAHAKAAHLAAHAQASTSHGAWAPAGGAYAAAPAYGGAAHYGAPGAGLYKYGPAPLAHDGRVIDTPEVAHLKAARLAALNSAHANAAHAAPSAPAAYAAAGAGAGYGAGYGAGYGAGYGAGYGKWNGPLAHIQLTHDGQYVVDTPEVQHARAAHFHQYAAAAQAAASAPEEPWGAHGAHGAHGWN, encoded by the exons ATTATCTTCGCAGCGGCTTTATGCCTAGCCCAAGCTTCATACTACGCGGGTGCCCCCGCTCCCGTCCAACTCAGTCCCGATGGCAAATACGTGCTGGACACACCTGAGGTAGCGCACGCTAAAGCCGCTCACTTGGCGGCTCACGCGCAGGCCTCCACCTCTCATGGAGCTTGGGCTCCGGCTGGTGGCGCGTACGCCGCCGCCCCCGCCTATGGCGGTGCTGCTCACTATGGTGCTCCTGGTGCTG GCCTTTACAAATACGGTCCCGCTCCCCTCGCCCACGACGGTCGCGTGATCGACACCCCCGAGGTCGCTCACTTGAAGGCTGCCCGCCTCGCCGCTCTCAACAGTGCCCACGCTAACGCTGCACACGCCGCTCCCTCAGCACCCGCCGCCTACGCCGCCGCCGGTGCCGGAGCGGGCTACGGAGCTGGTTACGGAGCGGGCTACGGCGCCGGCTACGGAGCGGGTTACGGCAAATGGAACGGCCCTCTCGCCCACATCCAGCTCACCCACGACGGCCAGTACGTAGTAGACACACCTGAGGTGCAACACGCCCGCGCCGCTCACTTCCACCAGTACGCCGCCGCCGCGCAAGCCGCCGCGTCCGCCCCCGAAGAACCCTGGGGCGCGCACGGCGCTCACGGCGCTCACGGCTGGAACTAA